A window of Bacillus rossius redtenbacheri isolate Brsri chromosome 4 unlocalized genomic scaffold, Brsri_v3 Brsri_v3_scf4_1, whole genome shotgun sequence contains these coding sequences:
- the LOC134541541 gene encoding cyclin-dependent kinases regulatory subunit-like translates to MPADQIQYSEKYYDDVYEYRHVILPQDIAKLVPRTHLMNETEWRNIGVQQSPGWVHYMMHTPEPHVLLFRRMRKPAESQGGVDPMSQCVSVK, encoded by the exons ATGCCGGCAGATCAGATTCAATACTCAGAGAAGTATTATGATGATGTGTATGAATACAG GCACGTGATCCTGCCCCAGGACATAGCGAAGCTGGTGCCCAGGACACACCTGATGAACGAGACGGAGTGGAGGAACATCGGGGTGCAGCAGAGTCCCGGCTGGGTGCACTACATGATGCACACGCCAG AGCCACACGTGCTGCTGTTCCGGCGAATGCGCAAGCCAGCTGAATCGCAAGGAGGCGTTGATCCCATGTCCCAGTGTGTGTCCGTCAAATGA
- the LOC134541539 gene encoding uncharacterized protein LOC134541539, translating into MAPTEKKPTRMEKYRTKLKSDPEKWKQYLMKERERDKARRLQFKEKIGKDKRLKEQNRKKIRDRVRLHRQKLKLQKSSSSTGTMSESPLGSFKCPQSLGKAVNKVRQMLPSSPSKKAAVVKKLAVEVIGSHVLTHLHTSKRGPKTLSPEARVCVQNFLCSDEISRQAPGKQDVKSVKHPQTGKRRLVQKRHMVMTVGEAYQEFKERHPEVVIGKSTFYSLQPQYVLPVSETPHNVCVCKYHSNVCYLLEALSKCIVKFPKMHKVLLTKLCCSITEEKCMMGVCSSCSNIDFEKLITHCKNEMKTTISWKQWESDDSGHYKLNTFSGYCENVLKLLLDKIPHFKIHCFVKKVQDNYFTACKNNLCADNAVIQIDFAENYAVVSQDEIQTAHWSHSQVTVFTCCVWLASGIVKSYVVVSDDLSHSKYAVWLFLGEIIKDIKKHFPSIKYLFIFSDNCASQFKNKYTLSNICYTESDYGVNTEWNFFASSHGKGAVDGIGGTVKRFVWIGVKAKRIQVATAKDFHDYIDKNLKGITSVYISKEQVVQTSESSQLYDRWQCVLPIPNIQSCHHFRVYDQKNLLIAKTAKSEMEKTSICYVDEDLVECCAPKTRLHYDDIYTDSETEHNTEECDIINASQSGIEKEDIHSGLFVLVQVSTQSKRARNENKYIYVGVCQGEIDDEQDVKIMFLKSCGNGKVFKSNETDVAFVNIKELISKLPTPEIKLKGNRIYYEFRDKINISEKVA; encoded by the coding sequence ATGGCGCCCACTGAAAAGAAGCCAACTAGGATGGAGAAATACAGAACCAAATTAAAATCAGATCCAGAAAAATGGAAGCAGTACTTGATGAAAGAAAGAGAGCGTGATAAGGCAAGGAGGttacaatttaaagaaaagaTAGGAAAAGACAAAAGACTGAAGGAACAAAATAGAAAGAAGATCCGAGACAGAGTGAGACTACACAGACAAAAATTGAAACTCCAAAAAAGCTCTTCATCTACAGGTACTATGTCAGAATCTCCATTAGGTAGTTTTAAGTGTCCACAGTCACTTGGAAAGGCAGTAAATAAAGTAAGACAAATGCTACCTAGCAGCCCTAGCAAAAAGGCTGCAGTTGTAAAAAAGCTAGCAGTAGAAGTAATTGGGTCACATGTGTTGACACATCTACATACGTCAAAGAGaggccctaagactttatcaccTGAAGCTAGGGTTTGTGTACAGAACTTTTTATGCAGTGACGAAATAAGTAGGCAGGCACCGGGTAAACAAGATGTGAAATCTGTAAAACATCCTCAGACTGGAAAAAGAAGGCTTGTGCAAAAGAGGCATATGGTCATGACGGTAGGAGAAGCATACCAGGAATTCAAAGAGAGGCATCCTGAAGTTGTTATTGGTAAATCAACTTTTTATTCTTTGCAGCCACAGTATGTACTTCCCGTATCAGAGACTCCACACAATGTGTGTGTCTGTAAGTATCACAGTAATGTGTGTTACTTGCTTGAAGCACTTTCAAAGTGTATTGTTAAATTTCCAAAAATGCACAAAGTTCTTCTGACAAAGTTATGTTGCAGTATCACTGAAGAAAAATGTATGATGGGGGTATGTTCAAGCTGTTCAAATATAGACTTTGAGAAATTGATTACACACTGCAAAAATGAGATGAAAACTACAATTTCTTGGAAACAATGGGAGAGTGATGACAGTGGCCACTACAAGCTAAACACTTTCTCAGGATACTGTGAGAATGTTCTAAAGCTACTGCTAGACAAGATACCACATTTCAAGATTCACTGCTTTGTGAAAAAGGTGCAGGATAATTATTTCActgcttgtaaaaataatttgtgtgcAGATAATGCTGTCATCCAGATAGACTTTGCTGAAAATTATGCAGTAGTTTCACAAGATGAGATACAGACAGCTCATTGGAGCCATAGCCAGGTTACAGTATTCACTTGTTGTGTTTGGCTTGCTAGTGGCATTGTTAAGTCTTACGTGGTAGTGAGTGATGACTTATCTCACAGTAAATATGCAGTGTGGTTGTTTCTTGGGGAAATCATTAAAGACATTAAAAAGCATTTTCCCAGCAtcaaatatttgttcattttcaGTGACAATTGTGCCAGTCAATTCAAGAACAAATATACACTTTCTAACATTTGTTACACAGAAAGTGATTATGGTGTAAATACAGAATGGAACTTCTTCGCCAGTTCACATGGCAAAGGAGCTGTTGACGGCATAGGTGGGACGGTGAAGCGTTTTGTGTGGATTGGTGTCAAGGCCAAAAGAATACAGGTTGCTACAGCTAAAGACTTCCATGACTACATTGACAAGAACTTGAAAGGAATTACAAGTGTCTACATAAGCAAGGAACAAGTTGTACAAACATCCGAGTCCTCTCAGCTGTATGACAGATGGCAGTGTGTTTTACCTATACCCAACATACAATCATGTCATCATTTCAGAGTTTATGACCAGAAGAATTTACTGATTGCTAAGACTGCAAAGTCTGAAATGGAAAAAACAAGTATTTGTTATGTTGATGAAGACTTGGTAGAGTGCTGTGCTCCGAAGACACGACTTCACTACGATGACATTTACACCGATTCCGAGACCGAGCACAATACGGAAGAATGTGACATTATTAATGCCTCTCAAAGTGGTATTGAAAAAGAAGATATACACTCAGGTTTGTTTGTTCTTGTACAGGTGTCAACACAATCGAAACGAgcaagaaatgaaaataaatatatatatgtagggGTATGCCAAGGCGAGATAGATGATGAACAAGATGTCAAGATAATGTTTTTGAAATCTTGTGGAAATGGTAAAGTGTTCAAATCTAATGAAACTGATGTTGCTTTTGTAAACATTAAAGAGTTGATTAGCAAGTTACCGACTCCTGAAATAAAATTGAAAGGAAACAGGATATACTACGAGTTTagagacaaaattaatatttcagaGAAAGTTGCATGA